From one Rhodamnia argentea isolate NSW1041297 chromosome 1, ASM2092103v1, whole genome shotgun sequence genomic stretch:
- the LOC115740233 gene encoding uncharacterized protein LOC115740233 isoform X1: MSDADAPPPPDDLSFLASPPPPQQQPPPLAGRSSSLYKQRSWSPDVCREEAWLRRKGNSKIRRPRSRSVTDDDLDELKACIELGFGFDSPEADLRLSDTLPALELYYAVNRQYSDGVSKPAATPSPSSTVPHSHTSPRSNIFSRGDDPQVVKTRLRQWAQVVACSVRQSTC; this comes from the exons ATGTCAGATGCCGACGCGCCACCGCCGCCGGACGATCTATCGTTTCTAGCCTCGCCGCCCCCGCCGCAGCAGCAGCCGCCTCCTCTGGCCGGACGCTCGTCTTCCCTGTACAAGCAGCGATCGTGGTCGCCGGACGTGTGCCGCGAGGAGGCGTGGCTCCGCCGCAAAGGGAACAGCAAGATCCGCCGCCCCCGGAGCAGGAGCGTCACGGACGACGACCTCGACGAGCTGAAGGCGTGCATCGAGCTGGGCTTCGGGTTCGACTCGCCGGAGGCGGATCTGCGCCTGTCGGACACCTTGCCGGCCCTGGAGCTCTACTACGCCGTCAATAGGCAGTACAGCGACGGCGTCTCGAAGCCGGCGGCCACGCCTTCGCCGTCGTCGACCGTCCCCCATAGCCACACTTCTCCTCGGAGCAATATATTCAGTCGCG GCGATGATCCTCAGGTGGTGAAGACGAGGCTGAGGCAGTGGGCGCAGGTGGTGGCTTGCTCGGTGAGGCAGTCGACTTGCTGA
- the LOC115740233 gene encoding uncharacterized protein LOC115740233 isoform X3, producing the protein MSDADAPPPPLAGRSSSLYKQRSWSPDVCREEAWLRRKGNSKIRRPRSRSVTDDDLDELKACIELGFGFDSPEADLRLSDTLPALELYYAVNRQYSDGVSKPAATPSPSSTVPHSHTSPRSNIFSRGDDPQVVKTRLRQWAQVVACSVRQSTC; encoded by the exons ATGTCAGATGCCGACGCGCC GCCGCCTCCTCTGGCCGGACGCTCGTCTTCCCTGTACAAGCAGCGATCGTGGTCGCCGGACGTGTGCCGCGAGGAGGCGTGGCTCCGCCGCAAAGGGAACAGCAAGATCCGCCGCCCCCGGAGCAGGAGCGTCACGGACGACGACCTCGACGAGCTGAAGGCGTGCATCGAGCTGGGCTTCGGGTTCGACTCGCCGGAGGCGGATCTGCGCCTGTCGGACACCTTGCCGGCCCTGGAGCTCTACTACGCCGTCAATAGGCAGTACAGCGACGGCGTCTCGAAGCCGGCGGCCACGCCTTCGCCGTCGTCGACCGTCCCCCATAGCCACACTTCTCCTCGGAGCAATATATTCAGTCGCG GCGATGATCCTCAGGTGGTGAAGACGAGGCTGAGGCAGTGGGCGCAGGTGGTGGCTTGCTCGGTGAGGCAGTCGACTTGCTGA
- the LOC115740233 gene encoding uncharacterized protein LOC115740233 isoform X2 translates to MSDADAPQPPPLAGRSSSLYKQRSWSPDVCREEAWLRRKGNSKIRRPRSRSVTDDDLDELKACIELGFGFDSPEADLRLSDTLPALELYYAVNRQYSDGVSKPAATPSPSSTVPHSHTSPRSNIFSRGDDPQVVKTRLRQWAQVVACSVRQSTC, encoded by the exons ATGTCAGATGCCGACGCGCC GCAGCCGCCTCCTCTGGCCGGACGCTCGTCTTCCCTGTACAAGCAGCGATCGTGGTCGCCGGACGTGTGCCGCGAGGAGGCGTGGCTCCGCCGCAAAGGGAACAGCAAGATCCGCCGCCCCCGGAGCAGGAGCGTCACGGACGACGACCTCGACGAGCTGAAGGCGTGCATCGAGCTGGGCTTCGGGTTCGACTCGCCGGAGGCGGATCTGCGCCTGTCGGACACCTTGCCGGCCCTGGAGCTCTACTACGCCGTCAATAGGCAGTACAGCGACGGCGTCTCGAAGCCGGCGGCCACGCCTTCGCCGTCGTCGACCGTCCCCCATAGCCACACTTCTCCTCGGAGCAATATATTCAGTCGCG GCGATGATCCTCAGGTGGTGAAGACGAGGCTGAGGCAGTGGGCGCAGGTGGTGGCTTGCTCGGTGAGGCAGTCGACTTGCTGA
- the LOC115740217 gene encoding disease resistance protein RPV1-like, producing MASSSSSSSSSKPRRSYDVFLSFRGPDVRNRFLGHLYAALDQIGIHTYIEDEQLRKGEQISPALMKAIEESSIAIVVFSEDYASSPWCLEEVAKIMECMEQRDLAVFPVFYKVEPGEVRGQRQGYGEAMAKHEVKFGKDSEKVKRWKKALVDAGSLSGWHFTDGYEAGLIQHIVQEISTQLDRTPLNVAKYPVGIDSRVQELKTILNLQSKDDILMVGLWGQGGVGKTTLAKAIYNALFGEFQGASFLERVRENSKNSNDLVPLQEKLLSEVLLGKKLTVYSVGGGSRLVQDRLCNKKVLIILDDVDDACQLNALAGNCEWFGKGSRIIITTRNKHLLTSHGIDWDHMYEVKALEDGEALELFRKHAFLGNQEIQISGDLVDRVLHYARGLPLALEVLGAFLCGRGEHEWKSTLQKLAKNPDKKINGVLKVSYDGLEDYAKEIFLDIACFFKGQKTEYVKKVLDSCDFDTTIGVQILIERCLIGEEFWKLQMHDLVQLMGMDIVREECRDDPGKRSRLWLYEDVLDVLSGDVGIDAIKAIVLELPKPEETYIGPNAFINMRKLRLLIPLNVDNSFPGPIHLPNELRWFEWPNCAWMPEFSYGPKKLVGLEMRKSKIKVMGEQFKEFKNLKFLNFSECQSLVCMPDLDCTPNLEQLDLHGCKNLECAHASVACHGKLQLLNLSGCSNLHDLPALLHSMNLQHLLLENCSKLQRFPDIPVEIKGLQVLNLKGTSIEELPASIENFSSLKEMDLSYCKKLAVLPSSIYKLQNLTSLRLGGCTTLIKFPKEEEEDSSDPHTKTGFPKLTFLDLSECNLSEVEFLESHSCFPSLSNMYLRGNNFTYLPACEHLYKLKWLDVSYCQYLQEILKIPRQLQHLSAVSCKSLSKIPSNICDVDVVDFSSCHELPRTGFTMNDLFKLEQFRPKVICDLLLPGGEMPKWLLPDNEGSLSFMASKDLYEKFLGLAFCVVFQEGKRKEEFNLQAYVNGKKTMEGSSTFGSLDLGHVWFGYCVPEVLWQGDPFGPNDWSHFQLIIRAPPSVIVKKCGFRLICKPLENDLEALLQDDQLLDPALLYEVSHEDSQMIMEEES from the exons atggcttcttcttcctcttcttcttcttcttccaagccCAGGAGGAGTTACGATGTTTTTCTGAGTTTCAGAGGTCCAGACGTCCGCAATCGGTTCCTCGGTCATCTCTACGCAGCTCTAGACCAGATTGGGATACACACTTACATCGAAGATGAACAGCTGAGGAAGGGGGAACAGATATCGCCGGCACTTATGAAGGCGATCGAGGAGTCGAGCATCGCGATCGTGGTTTTCTCCGAGGACTACGCCTCTTCGCCTtggtgcttggaagaggtgGCGAAGATCATGGAGTGCATGGAGCAGAGAGATCTCGCGGTCTTTCCGgtattttacaaagtggaaccaGGAGAGGTGAGAGGGCAGAGGCAGGGTTACGGTGAAGCCATGGCTAAGCATGAGGTCAAGTTCGGAAAGGATTCAGAGAAGgtaaagagatggaagaaagctcttGTTGACGCTGGTAGCTTGTCTGGGTGGCACTTTACTGATGG ATATGAAGCAGGGCTTATACAACATATTGTGCAGGAGATCTCAACTCAACTAGATCGAACGCCATTAAATGTAGCCAAGTatccggttgggatagattCCCGAGTACAAGAGCTTAAAACAATCTTAAATCTACAGTCCAAGGATGATATTCTTATGGTAGGATTGTGGGGTCAAGGTGGTGTTGGGAAGACAACCCTTGCTAAGGCCATTTATAACGCTCTCTTCGGAGAGTTTCAAGGTGCTAGTTTCTTGGAACGCGTtcgagaaaattctaaaaattccaatGATTTGGttcctttgcaagaaaaattgctATCGGAGGTATTACTAGGGAAGAAATTAACAGTTTATAGTGTCGGTGGAGGAAGTCGATTAGTTCAAGATAGACTTTGTAATAAGAAAGTTCTTATTattcttgatgatgttgatgatgcATGCCAGTTAAATGCTTTAGCTGGAAATTGTGAGTGGTTCGGGAAAGGAAGTAGGATAATTATCACAACAAGAAATAAGCATCTGTTGACTTCTCATGGGATAGATTGGGATCATATGTATGAAGTTAAAGCTCTTGAGGATGGGGAAGCTCTTGAACTTTTTAGAAAGCATGCTTTTCTAGGAAATCAAGAAATACAAATAAGTGGCGATCTTGTTGATCGGGTTTTACATTATGCGAGAGGCCTTCCTTTGGCTCTTGAGGTGTTGGGTGCTTTCTTGTGTGGTAGAGGAGAACACGAATGGAAAAGTACCCTGCAAAAACTTGCCAAAAATCCTGACAAAAAGATCAATGGTGTGTTAAAGGTAAGCTATGATGGGTTGGAGGACTATGCCAAGGAGATTTTTCTGGACATTGCCTGTTTCTTCAAGGGGCAGAAAACAGAGTATGTTAAGAAAGTTCTTGATAGTTGTGATTTTGACACGACTATTGGAGTGCAAATTCTCATTGAGCGCTGCTTGATCGGTGAAGAGTTTTGGAAGTTACAAATGCATGACTTAGTGCAATTAATGGGTATGGATATTGTTAGGGAAGAATGTCGTGATGATCCCGGAAAACGCAGTAGGTTATGGCTTTATGaagatgttcttgatgttctaTCGGGAGATGTG GGAATAGATGCGATAAAAGCCATCGTTTTGGAGCTACCGAAGCCGGAAGAGACGTATATTGGTCCTAATGCTTTCATAAACATGAGAAAGTTGAGGTTACTCATCCCGCTTAACGTAGATAATTCTTTCCCAGGGCCCATCCATCTCCCTAATGAGTTAAGGTGGTTCGAATGGCCTAATTGTGCCTGGATGCCAGAGTTTAGCTATGGTCCAAAGAAGTTAGTCGGACTTGAAATGCGGAAGAGTAAGATCAAAGTCATGGGGGAACAATTTAAG gaatttaaaaatttgaagttcctTAACTTTAGTGAATGCCAGTCGCTGGTTTGTATGCCGGACCTCGATTGTACTCCAAATCTTGAGCAATTGGATCTTCATGGGTGCAAAAACTTAGAGTGTGCCCACGCATCAGTTGCCTGTCACGGCAAATTACAATTGTTGAATTTAAGTGGGTGCTCCAACCTACATGATCTTCCTGCTCTGCTCCACTCCATGAATCTTCAACATCTTCTTCTTGAAAATTGCTCAAAGTTGCAAAGATTCCCTGATATTCCGGTTGAAATCAAGGGTTTGCAAGTCCTTAATTTAAAAGGGACTTCAATAGAGGAACTTCCTGCATCCATAGAAAATTTCAGCTCTTTAAAGGAAATGGATTTAAGCTATTGCAAGAAACTGGCAGTCCTTCCgtctagcatttacaagttGCAAAATCTTACAAGCCTAAGGCTTGGAGGCTGCACAACACTGATCAAGTttccaaaggaggaggaggaggactcaAGTGATCCCCATACGAAGACGGGATTTCCTAAGTTGACTTTTTTAGACCTTAGTGAATGCAATCTGTCAGAAGTAGAGTTTCTGGAGAGCCATTCCTGTTTTCCCTCCTTAAGCAATATGTATTTGAGGGGAAACAATTTTACCTACCTTCCTGCTTGCGAGCATCTATATAAGTTGAAATGGTTGGATGTTTCGTATTGCCAATATCTACAAGAGATCCTCAAGATTCCAAGGCAACTGCAACATCTGTCAGCAGTGAGTTGCAAATCTCTGAGTAAAATTCCCTCCAACATATGTGACGTTGATGTTGTTGACTTCTCTTCATGTCATGAGCTGCCCCGCACTGGATTCACTATGAATGATTTGTTCAAGCTTGAG CAATTTCGTCCCAAAGTCATTTGCGACCTTCTTCTGCCTGGAGGAGAGATGCCAAAGTGGTTGCTCCCGGATAACGagggttctctttctttcatggCTTCAAAGGACTTGTATGAGAAGTTCCTAGGACTAGCTTTCTGTGTTGTGTtccaagaaggaaaaaggaaagaagaatttAACCTTCAAGCGTACGTTAATGGCAAGAAGACGATGGAAGGCTCAAGCACTTTCGGTTCATTGGATTTGGGTCATGTGTGGTTTGGGTATTGCGTACCAGAGGTGCTGTGGCAAGGAGATCCTTTTGGTCCAAATGACTGGAGTCATTTCCAGCTTATCATTAGAGCACCGCCTAgtgtaattgtcaaaaagtgcGGATTCCGACTAATATGCAAGCCACTAGAGAACGATTTGGAGGCTTTGCTTCAAGACGATCAGTTGCTGGATCCAGCTTTACTCTACGAGGTTTCGCATGAAGATAGTCAAATGATCATGGAGGAAGAAAGCTAA